tttactgtttaaattaTATCGATCATTTATAATACAAGCagatctttctttttcattgttCATTCCGATTTCacatcaatgtgtttttatttatctccaGTACTCCAGTCAGTCAGATTCCCCCGGTTTCAACCAAAAAATCGAGATGCTACtggaagaaaagcagcagctggagtCACGTAATCACCAGGTCTGAGGCACCTCCCTCTTACATGTACATTATGAAACCTTAAGGTAAAAATAGGAGTTACAAACCTTCATGCAAACATCaagcctgtttttctttttttttttgcataaaccTTTATCTCCAGCAACAGAATTTATCCTTCATTAATATCATCCACAATTCCCCTCCTCAATATAATTAGGTCATCTGTTGTGCTCTGAGGGATATGACTAAATACCAGGTAGCTTACAAATTCACCATCAGATTTTCATCTCAACGTGAGAAAATCCAAAAGTTTGCTCctagatttcatttttaaaaggtgttGTCCCTGAGGGACAACACTCTGGATACTGAATAGTTTTGGTTCAATTCAGCTTCAATAAAGCAAAGTAACaagattttactgtttttaagtTGGTGGAGACCTGCACCAACTACAACACAGGTGACTATTTTGGTACTTGTGAATTGTAGATTTATGCTAACGTGGCCATTTGAACCTTTATTAGAGGTTGTTAGATTTAAATTGTTCTGAAGGTAGTTCTTCTTACAGCTCCCAATATTATCAGGGACACAAGAATCCTTGTGCAGTAATCAGAAATGTTCAGCTCATTTGTCTCATTCCAAActtgattatttaaaaacataaaggttAACTTCGACTCACGTCGACTAATATTGTTGTATATGTTTGTTGTTGTAGCTTCTGGAGTCTATAGCCCAGCTCAAGACGGAGCGAGATCATTATGTGGAACGAATCCAGGAGGAGGGCCACGTGTGGAAGGACAAAACCGAACAGCTGCTCGCACAAgtataatgataaaatatattCTGTGTTTGGCAGTACCGCTGAAAACTTGACTGTttgtaatgatttattttcatttctgtgtgAAGGTTTCTTTGGTAGCAgaggagagagacagaaacatcaACCGAGTCCAAGAGCTGGAGGCCAGCATTGTAGAGCTGAAAAATGCTGCGGGTGAGActtgttttctcagttttattggGAAAAAACAGCTCCACACCACAGTTAACTGAAATCAAACTGTGTCATTGGTGTGCTCGTTAAGTTTTACTCTTTCCTTTACAGCATTATTGTCTGCGGAGAAGGCAGCCCAGGAAAATGCTGAGCCTCAACCTTCAGGACCATCAGAGGCAGAGGTGGCTCTGCAGGAGGCCCTCAGTAGTTTACAACAGGAAAAAGATGCCATTACTGCTCAATACCAGGCTCAGGTGTGcattcagttgttttatttctacatgTGGATGGACAAATAACAGCATGTCACGTATCACGTGGGTCAGTTATCCCTGATATTTCAAAATGagactgaatatatatatatatatatatatatatatatatatatatatatatatatatatatatatatatatatatatatatatatatatatatatatatatatatatataagaggAGGAGACACGCCTGGGAGAGTTGGAGCGGGAGGTGGAGAGCCAGTCTCAAGAGGAAGGGGACCGCAGACGCATGTTGGAGGACGTTCAGTCAGACAAGGCCACAATTAGCCGAGCTCTTACCCAGAACCGCACGCTGAAAGACCAGCTGGCCGAGCTACAAAATGGCTTTGTCAAACTGGTGAGTCCAAAAATTTACTACCACTACTCTGATCATCTTATCTTCTTAATTTGTCTCCTTTAGCATTGaatgtgtttccatttcaagtgtttgttttatacTGTTGCTTtctaaaattgaaaattaaTGAAGCCCACCCATTACTTTAGTGCTTCATATAAGTGACtgagagcttgttttaaatccaaGTTTCCTGTTACTCCATCATTATGACAGACTAATGAGAATATGGAGCTGACCACTGCAATCCAGTCAGAGCAACATGTGAAAAAGGAGTTGGCACGCAGGATGGGGGAATTACAAGAGGAACTGCACAACGTCAAGGAGCAGGTAACATAGCCACATCTGTTATAAAGCCTTGCAGTTtcttttatatgtatatatattgaGGATACAAGTATTAAAACTGAGAATTACCTTCCAGTTTACACTCAGTAAGTGTTAAAACTTACTCTCAATACTTCAAAACAGTAAAATCTTTGTATGGACACCAACACATTTATCAACTGTACACAGTTTTTTCCCCtgcatttttacataattgGGAATGAAAATGTCGTCTggaatttaattagtttttgaGCAACTGAGAaataatttgttgctttttggttttaatgtgcattttttcttttgtcgcCTCCAGCTGGAGCTAAAATGTCAGGAGACTCGGGGCGTTCTAGAGCAGAGAGACCAGGTGGTGGCCCATCTGCAGCAGTACTGTGCTGCCTACCAGGTTCTGGCTGCAGACAGGGAACAGCTCCACCAACAGTTTCTGCAGCAGACCCAGCTCATGGACCGACTGCAGCATGATGAAAGTCACGGCCGTGCACAGCTGGATGTCAGCCAGAATCAGCTCCAACAAGCAGAGGTGTGTACAGACCCTGAATCGTAAAATTATGaccaaggttttaaaatgccTCAGCTGAcctattttgcaaaattaactttttgcaCGTTTTAGTATACTCAACTGCTTCTGAAAGgttctacttctgcttttcaaagttgtATGGTTGTAAAATTGTGCAtctatttgcagccattttcaccagcgagtgtaaatgttgatttGGAGTGTGTGGCCTTCAGCGGCTGTTTTGGATTTGAAGTGACAAAAAGCCCTTAAtccattctgaaaggagctcagaaTAGGAAGAACTGACTAGACTAAAATCTCTTTATCTAATGATGATTACGTGCAAAatatgtaatgaacatgttttgtatagcgCATAGAGCTATACTAACTCTTTCAAGGACGCATAGTAGGTCACCTTTAAGGTACCAATACTGTATATGAGGCAGGATTTTGTTTGAGCCAGGCATCTTAAGGTGTTGCAAAAATTGTGCAGATGAGATTCAAAATAATCGCATAAAATTTTGAGGCTGAAGTGTCACTTCAAAATGCTTACTCCTAGCACATTTagtgtttaaacatttacataaactCATTTACTTGATGTCAGGTGTTGGTTATTTTATGCTTAATTATTGACCCTTTCTCTTGCATCGTTACCTGATACTCAAAACATTCATGAGTAATTTTAGTATTGTTTTAAAAGACACCCTCGGTTTCCTCTTGTAGGAGCATTTGGAGCAGTTGGTCAGAGACAACGAGCAGCTGAAGGCTGAGCTAAAAGAGCTGCTCAACAGTTCAGCTCTCGTGGCGACGTCCAGAGACGAGGGTGAGGGTTTGTTCTGTATTCATGCTTTGctagtgtttttctttttgtgctgaTATTCCTCTTTACTGTAGTAGCGTTTGTTAAAGTCCTGTATACCTTACATGAGCAGAAATATCCGGTTTTAACACTGTTTTATGAAAGTTATTCAAGTTGAATTAATGGACCTTTTTTAAAGGGTCAATAATCCCAAGAATGTCTCAGAGTTCACCATCATTTGGTATTCAGAACATTTGATTAATTCATCTCGAACTTGTCtgacttgaatttttttaaacatcttccAATGTTCAAACTTCAACTATATTTCTGAACCGGACTCGTTCGCCCTTGTGAATGCGCCCAGAAGTTGTTGTCTGCCTAAGAATCACTTTAAAACTGCTAGAAGGGGCTTCCCCAAGGACTAAAAAGACCATTTTGTGACTAATTGTCACCTGCTTTTATTATTAGTTGTGTTGAGCTATTTAAATTGTACTTGGTTGATTTGTTGCAAACAGCTGTAAGTTCATTTGTGGTGGAAGTTGAATGAGTTCATGTGAAACATGATGTGAAGCATCTGACCAATTGTGAAGTAGCTTGTGCAATTTTAGTGAAACTGAATGTCTGACCGACACTTTATCCGAGCAATAAGCAGATAGCTGGAACCACTCAGGACTCACTACAAATACTGACTTATTCTTACTTGCAAAACGGGTAACGTTATATGCatccaatatttttattgttctacTTTGTCATGTAATTTAGGAGATGGAGTGGAAAGCCAATCAGCGGCCAAGAGTCCTACGAAGTCTTCTATTGTTATCCCAGAAGACTTTGAGAGCCAGAAAGAGATGGTAGGTACAGAGATGGAAGTCACTTTGTGGCTGACCTGATTTACATAATTTGAtagtcattttctgtttcccaTGTTAGTTCTCCTTTACCAGACCTTTTCATTCTTCCAACAGGAGGATTTTATCCACGGGGCTTTGGCTCAGGTGGAAGCAGAGAGGGACGAAGCCAGAaggcagctggaggaggagcacAGGCTCCACATGGCAGCTCGGCAACAGGTGGCCATGGCCCTTAGACTGGAGCAGCAACACCACAACTACACACCTGTTCACGAAGATGGCCATGAGCATGATGATTGTCATGAACAACACAGTCACACTGAGCACAGTCACGAGCATTCAGGTCAGAAAAATGGAACAATTTGCTTTTCAGTATCTGTATTTTCATGTTGAAGTACCATGTCGCATGTCGCTCTGTAGAGTAAATTAGTTTCACCTTCTGGCTTTCACGCGGTTTTGTTTATAGCTATGATAGGTTGGTCACTATGTGAACTCTCAGTATCCGCTATGCTGCCTCAGCAGAAGGAGTCCCAGTTGAAGTTCATCAGGCGCTGAAAGCCGCCATGGAGAAGCTCCAGCAGCGCTTCACCTCCCTCATGCGGGAGAAAGCCGACCTGAAGGAGCGGGTGGAGGAACTGGAGCACCGCTGCATCCAGCTGAGTGGAGAGACTGACACTATAGGTATGAACTACTTGCTTTCTAGAAATATTATGGTTATAGTTtatgaatttaattgaatttttggttttactCATTGTTATTTTAAGGGGAGTACATCGCCCTGTACCAAAGTCAGCGGGCCATAATGAAGCAGAAGCACCAGGAGAAAGAGCAGTATATCAACATGCTGGCCCAGGACAAAGAGGAGATGAAGGTTCTGTACTGACGAGTTCTGATGGAGAGGCACATTctgaaactgacatttttctgtgttttctcatTACTCTGTAAACTCTTCATCAGCATAAAAGTACTTTAGATCactttaaagattaaaatcagtttctcttctctctttcaCATATAAATTATCTTTGCACCACCAGTAGTAATGATTTGTCTCATTTTGCCACCAGGCCAAACTGGCAGAGCTGCAGGATCTTGTCCTGAGGCTTGTGGCCGAGAGGAACGACTGGTACAATCGTTACACTGGAGCCGCAGCCGGCTTGGGAACAGCAAACCCCGACCTGCTTCCTGTTGGGGAGGAGCACTCTCACTTACAGCAGCAGGCACATAAGCATGATGGAGAAGGTAAGAGCAAGACGGACCAAATCAAAAAACTTTGCAACTTCATGTCCAGTGGAGGTCAGAGGATTAAAGACCAGTAATACTAAGCAGGCTCATGGGCCAATTCGCCCCATCTTTACTTTTTATGTGTCTCCCTAGACTGCAGTCGCTAAATTGCATCAATCAGACCttccaatttttcacatttttgtaattgtgtaaattcaacaaaatttttaaaaatcccagcattttttttttttttttgcactaatgCATAACTGAGTTCGTTGCAATTGCTCTCATTGTTGTCATTTAACTTGGtagcatgttatttttttatgtggttCATTTTCTAAGTTGAAAAAAACTGGTCAGGTTAAAATCAACATATTCCAGTCGCCAGGCAACCTCTAAGTGCATCTCTGgtgtatttgttgtgttttctaatCGACTTTATCATCCTGAAACTTCATGTGTTGTTCACTACAGAAGCCATGGAGGTCAGCCCACTCTCTGAGGCCTCCCCACTACAAGGTCTAGAAGCTGCCTCATCCCAAACATTACTATCTAGTTCTGTTCAGACTAAGTCCAAACCTCTGGTGCCCAGAGAGGACGGCACCGCCCAGCAAATCATGCAGCTTCTCCAGGAGATCCAGAACCCCCAGGGAGCTCCACGGTCACCGCCATTCCTGGGTGAAAATCCCTGCATCCCTTTCTTTTATCGGCCTGACAAACAGGATGAAGTAAAGATCCTGGTGGTGTGAGGCCAGAGTGTGACTGAGGTTCTGTGGTTGAATGATTTGTAGCTTGATGAAGATATTTACACATCTCAAGACGTTTGACACTTTAACAACCGTCTCACCCAATTACACTGAAATGGCCCCTGTTTGTTCCCCcttgttttgctttgtcttttctttttctttttttttttctttttttttttttttacagatgggAGATGATTAGTATTCCCAAACAAAACTTGCTTAATCTCCTTTTGTCACTTATCTCATACATGTGCAATATTGGGGCCGTATATTCTTCCCCTTTGCTGGTACAGCACTCAAAGAGCTGCTAAAATTGAGCTGTTCTTGTGCTAAAATCAGTTTCAATTCACTGTACTCATGCCAAAAGCATCAGATTTGAATGTGATAAACCCAAGTATTTAAATGTAGGTGATATCCGAGGAGATGGGTGCAGAGAGCAGACATCAGGCTGGTTGGACTAACATTAAATGCAGAGAACTGTAGGACAAAGTTAAGTCAGCAGGTGCACTTTGTGAAGTCACCTGGTTGCTAAGTTACACTATCAAATCCAGGAAGTTAAAGAGGGTGTTGCTGATTGGTACCGTTTCTAGAACTACGTTCGTCTCCTTTGTTTCCTActtcaaacactgaaaataacTTATGTTTGTACATTACATAATGTTAATACttgtgaaatttattttgtcGACGTGTTTTAAACGTGCTTAGACTGAGACGTCAACACCGTTACAAACTGGTGGTTGACCAGATGAAATATGGGCATGAATGCAATTTAAAAGACCCCTTGAAGTTTAACAGTGATTCAGTATGTTGAAGGCACAACACACCTCTGTTCTTAAAGCTTGAGTCGCTGTGCTAAAGGTTTCTTCCCtacttatttctttaaatttatcttTACTATGGTAGATATTGTATTACATGTGTTATGAGGGATTTTGCTGGTTTCACCACAGACATATTTCACATTCCAGCcactttcttctcttcctcaaCAGAGCGTCTCagcttaaaaaattattttcatcagGCATTACGTTTGGGACACTATTCTTCAGACCTTGTTGTGTTCTGTTACGCTCATGTGTAGTTTTACATATCAAAGGATTCAATACACATCTTTGACAAACGGAATGAGTGAGACTGTATGTGAATTTTTTGCTTGGAATCCAGATTTCCTCTTAGCCAAAAGTGCATCTCTTCTACtttgcttttgtaaaattttgttaGATTATACAAATATGATTGCACTAAATCTGTACAAAGCTTTCTCACACAGCTCACCCTGTGCTGTCTGACCGTTTGGAAGTGCATGGGTTTCAGTGAAAGTGGACGGGGTGTCCTATGAAGCTTCATGCTGAGGATTCCCCTGAATTTAATTGCTGGTGTGCGCTTTGTCGCACTCAGAATATGGCCATGGGATTTAAATAGGAcaacttaaaatttaaaaagtcttttcaATAGTTGAGGGACCAATTGGGTAAAGAAAAAGTATTaaactcataaaataaatgttacatttgtcaTCAAAATTCAGCAATAGGTCTTTGGTAATAACACTTGTGAATATATCTCTTTTGGGCATTAAAAGCAAGGA
The sequence above is a segment of the Gambusia affinis linkage group LG17, SWU_Gaff_1.0, whole genome shotgun sequence genome. Coding sequences within it:
- the golga2 gene encoding LOW QUALITY PROTEIN: golgin subfamily A member 2 (The sequence of the model RefSeq protein was modified relative to this genomic sequence to represent the inferred CDS: substituted 1 base at 1 genomic stop codon); amino-acid sequence: MADQSRQTKLAAAKKKLKEFQQKSSPSSVGGERGGGGSGTGSKKKRKVKELNQLDADRDSPDNFDSFLKALSQSNGVVVPPNGNCQTFADMEAMGSPVPQLPEEPHSKSGRDSPMSNSASANAATNSEFVGHNTELQDFPDTNGDRSLKEETRPLSSTESLRQLSQQLNGLVSESTSAPYVNGEAAPSGELESRNQELAAALESSKLTNSQLNTKLDQLAHQTQELTDQLQKERKEFEQKHSKEHGAMREQLQVHIQTIGILVSEKSELQTALQYTQQAARQKTAEAEDLNNRLQTTKHRVSELERTLSTVSTQQKQFERQNKELEKERDNLRLEVLRLNNLSEESKQQSSELSEQLRQITQNNAAMRLEVDDLHKRLEMADLMLQQYSSQSDSPGFNQKIEMLLEEKQQLESRNHQLLESIAQLKTERDHYVERIQEEGHVWKDKTEQLLAQVSLVAEERDRNINRVQELEASIVELKNAAALLSAEKAAQENAEPQPSGPSEAEVALQEALSSLQQEKDAITAQYQAQVCIQLFYFYMWMDKXQHVTYHVEEETRLGELEREVESQSQEEGDRRRMLEDVQSDKATISRALTQNRTLKDQLAELQNGFVKLTNENMELTTAIQSEQHVKKELARRMGELQEELHNVKEQLELKCQETRGVLEQRDQVVAHLQQYCAAYQVLAADREQLHQQFLQQTQLMDRLQHDESHGRAQLDVSQNQLQQAEEHLEQLVRDNEQLKAELKELLNSSALVATSRDEGDGVESQSAAKSPTKSSIVIPEDFESQKEMEDFIHGALAQVEAERDEARRQLEEEHRLHMAARQQVAMALRLEQQHHNYTPVHEDGHEHDDCHEQHSHTEHSHEHSAEGVPVEVHQALKAAMEKLQQRFTSLMREKADLKERVEELEHRCIQLSGETDTIGEYIALYQSQRAIMKQKHQEKEQYINMLAQDKEEMKAKLAELQDLVLRLVAERNDWYNRYTGAAAGLGTANPDLLPVGEEHSHLQQQAHKHDGEEAMEVSPLSEASPLQGLEAASSQTLLSSSVQTKSKPLVPREDGTAQQIMQLLQEIQNPQGAPRSPPFLGENPCIPFFYRPDKQDEVKILVV